The following coding sequences lie in one Planctomycetia bacterium genomic window:
- a CDS encoding arylsulfatase, whose protein sequence is MKMRTLPLALLIACAVVASATNSATAQEKPNIVFIMGDDVGWFNIGAYHQGMMSGRTPNLDKLANQGMRFTDYYAEASCTAGRANFVTGQLPIRTGLTTVGQAGSLTGMPDKAPTIATALKSMGYATGQFGKNHLGDLNQFLPTVHGFDEFFGYLYHLDAMEDPSHRNYPPELKATVGPRNMLHTWATTEDDATVDPRWGKVGKQKIEDAGTLYPDRMETVDDEILDLSLKFVDKARAEKKPFFLYLNPTRMHVVTHLSDKYQALRTPENGWSIQEAGMAQLDDVVGSVLKYLDDNGLAENTIVVFTTDNGAENFTWPDGGQTPFAGGKGTALEGGFRVPAILRWPGKVPAGKVENGIFSGLDWFPTFVAAAGNPNIVAELKQGKTLGEKEFKVHLDGYDQTALITGKGPSSRKEIFYFTEGTLGAARINDYKYRFTDQPNGWLGATEKVDWPILTNLRLDPFERTGMYNGKGGSLGFYNWFVFEFWRFTFVQKEVAKTAMTFIEFPPMQKGASFNLEELKQKLEAQMNKRNN, encoded by the coding sequence ATGAAAATGCGTACGCTCCCGCTCGCTCTTCTCATCGCTTGCGCGGTCGTCGCCTCGGCGACGAACAGCGCTACGGCGCAGGAGAAGCCCAACATCGTCTTCATCATGGGAGACGATGTCGGCTGGTTCAACATCGGCGCTTACCACCAAGGAATGATGTCCGGTCGGACGCCGAACCTCGACAAGCTCGCCAACCAAGGGATGCGCTTCACCGACTACTATGCCGAAGCCAGTTGCACGGCCGGGCGCGCCAACTTCGTTACCGGGCAGCTTCCGATTCGCACGGGCCTTACCACGGTCGGCCAAGCCGGCTCGCTCACCGGCATGCCCGACAAAGCCCCGACGATCGCCACGGCGCTCAAGTCGATGGGCTACGCCACCGGTCAGTTCGGCAAGAACCATCTCGGCGACTTAAACCAATTCCTGCCGACCGTTCACGGCTTCGACGAGTTCTTCGGCTATCTCTATCATCTCGACGCGATGGAAGACCCCTCGCACCGCAACTATCCGCCCGAGCTCAAGGCCACGGTCGGTCCGCGCAACATGCTGCACACTTGGGCCACGACGGAAGACGACGCGACGGTCGATCCGCGGTGGGGCAAAGTCGGCAAGCAAAAGATCGAAGACGCCGGCACGCTCTATCCCGACCGCATGGAAACGGTCGACGATGAGATCTTGGATCTCTCGCTGAAGTTCGTCGACAAGGCCCGCGCGGAGAAGAAGCCGTTCTTCTTGTACTTGAACCCGACGCGGATGCACGTCGTCACGCATCTTTCCGACAAATACCAAGCGCTGCGCACGCCCGAAAACGGCTGGAGCATCCAAGAAGCCGGTATGGCGCAGCTCGACGACGTCGTCGGCAGCGTGCTGAAATATCTCGACGACAACGGGCTGGCCGAGAACACGATCGTCGTCTTCACCACCGACAACGGCGCGGAAAACTTCACTTGGCCCGACGGCGGCCAAACGCCGTTCGCCGGCGGCAAGGGAACCGCGCTCGAAGGGGGCTTCCGGGTCCCTGCGATTCTCCGTTGGCCGGGCAAGGTTCCGGCCGGCAAGGTCGAAAACGGCATCTTCTCCGGGCTCGATTGGTTTCCGACGTTCGTCGCCGCGGCCGGCAATCCGAACATCGTCGCCGAGTTGAAGCAAGGGAAGACTCTCGGCGAGAAAGAGTTCAAGGTCCATCTCGACGGTTACGACCAGACCGCGCTGATCACGGGCAAGGGTCCTTCGAGCCGTAAGGAGATCTTCTACTTCACCGAAGGAACGCTCGGTGCGGCGCGCATCAACGACTATAAGTATCGCTTCACCGATCAGCCGAACGGCTGGCTCGGGGCGACGGAGAAAGTCGATTGGCCGATCCTGACGAACCTGCGACTCGACCCGTTCGAACGAACCGGCATGTACAACGGCAAGGGAGGCTCGCTCGGTTTCTACAACTGGTTCGTCTTCGAGTTCTGGCGCTTTACGTTCGTGCAGAAGGAAGTCGCGAAGACGGCGATGACGTTCATCGAGTTCCCGCCGATGCAAAAGGGAGCGAGCTTCAACTTGGAAGAGCTCAAGCAAAAGCTGGAAGCGCAAATGAACAAGCGCAACAACTAA